Proteins from one Oncorhynchus gorbuscha isolate QuinsamMale2020 ecotype Even-year linkage group LG18, OgorEven_v1.0, whole genome shotgun sequence genomic window:
- the LOC124003538 gene encoding store-operated calcium entry regulator STIMATE-like isoform X2, whose amino-acid sequence MNMPMGFGLGSERMQLEIPVYMPSANTPLNWSTTMAVSGASRLSQTGDVAVSGVVLSAMPFSNTPVSARPTPNADTRGCENGDLMDSFGIFLQGLLAMVAFSTLMLKRFREPKHERRPWRIWFLDTSKQAIGMLFIHFANVYLSDLTEEDPCSLYLINFLLDASLGMLLIYAGVRAISAIVEWRQWDALRFGEYGEPVQCTAWAGQCALYILIMMFEKVLVILVLLIPQWKKLALLNPINNPQLELAIVMLIVPFFVNALMFWVVDNFLMKKGRTKAKLEEREVGEDLRGNSKILFSADDEMDDSEEEDVRRLTGLKTVKKKKKHRMGITV is encoded by the exons ATGAATATGCCAATGGGCTTTGGTCTGGGCTCAGAAAGGATGCAGCTGGAAATTCCAGTG TATATGCCATCCGCCAATACACCTTtaaactggtctactactatgGCGGTTAGTGGGGCGAGTCGTCTTTCCCAAACCGGGGACGTGGCTGTCTCGGGAGTGGTTCTGTCAGCTATGCCTTTTTCCAACACGCCAGTGTCGGCCCGCCCCACACCAAATGCGGACACCCGTGGCTGCGAGAATGGTGACTTGATGGACTCTTTTGGCATCTTCCTGCAAGGCCTTCTAGCGATGGTGGCCTTCAGTACGCTGATGT TGAAGCGCTTCAGGGAGCCCAAGCATGAGAGAAGGCCCTGGAGGATCTG GTTCCTGGACACCTCCAAACAGGCCATCGGTATGCTATTCATTCACTTTGCCAACGTCTACCTGTCTGACCTCACAGAGGAGGACCCTTGCTCact ttaccTCATTAACTTCCTCCTGGATGCGTCTCTTGGAATGCTGCTGATCTATGCCGGGGTGAGGGCCATCAGTGCTATCGTAGAGTGGAGGCAGTGGGATGCTCTACGCTTCGGAGAATatg gAGAACCAGTGCAGTGTACTGCATGGGCAGGCCAGTGTGCTCTCTACATCCTTATCATGATGTTTGAGAAGGTCCTGGTCATCCTGGTCCTACTCATCCCCCAGTGGAAGAAG CTGGCTCTCCTGAACCCCATAAACAACCCTCAGTTGGAGCTGGCCATCGTCATGCTCATCGTCCCGTTCTTCGTTAAT GCCCTGATGTTTTGGGTGGTAGATAACTTCCTGATGAAGAAGGGACGGACAAAAGCCAAGCTGGAGGAGCGGGAGGTGGGGGAGGACTTGCGGGGCAACAGTAAG atcctGTTCTCGGCTGACGATGAGATGGATGACTCGGAGGAAGAGGATGTGCGCCGACTCACTGGCCTCAAGACggtcaagaagaagaagaagcaccgTATGGGGATCACTGTTTGA
- the LOC124003538 gene encoding store-operated calcium entry regulator STIMATE-like isoform X1 — MNMPMGFGLGSERMQLEIPVYMPSANTPLNWSTTMAVSGASRLSQTGDVAVSGVVLSAMPFSNTPVSARPTPNADTRGCENGDLMDSFGIFLQGLLAMVAFSTLMLKRFREPKHERRPWRIWFLDTSKQAIGMLFIHFANVYLSDLTEEDPCSLYLINFLLDASLGMLLIYAGVRAISAIVEWRQWDALRFGEYGEPVQCTAWAGQCALYILIMMFEKVLVILVLLIPQWKKLALLNPINNPQLELAIVMLIVPFFVNALMFWVVDNFLMKKGRTKAKLEEREVGEDLRGNSKVRYRRALSHDDSESEILFSADDEMDDSEEEDVRRLTGLKTVKKKKKHRMGITV, encoded by the exons ATGAATATGCCAATGGGCTTTGGTCTGGGCTCAGAAAGGATGCAGCTGGAAATTCCAGTG TATATGCCATCCGCCAATACACCTTtaaactggtctactactatgGCGGTTAGTGGGGCGAGTCGTCTTTCCCAAACCGGGGACGTGGCTGTCTCGGGAGTGGTTCTGTCAGCTATGCCTTTTTCCAACACGCCAGTGTCGGCCCGCCCCACACCAAATGCGGACACCCGTGGCTGCGAGAATGGTGACTTGATGGACTCTTTTGGCATCTTCCTGCAAGGCCTTCTAGCGATGGTGGCCTTCAGTACGCTGATGT TGAAGCGCTTCAGGGAGCCCAAGCATGAGAGAAGGCCCTGGAGGATCTG GTTCCTGGACACCTCCAAACAGGCCATCGGTATGCTATTCATTCACTTTGCCAACGTCTACCTGTCTGACCTCACAGAGGAGGACCCTTGCTCact ttaccTCATTAACTTCCTCCTGGATGCGTCTCTTGGAATGCTGCTGATCTATGCCGGGGTGAGGGCCATCAGTGCTATCGTAGAGTGGAGGCAGTGGGATGCTCTACGCTTCGGAGAATatg gAGAACCAGTGCAGTGTACTGCATGGGCAGGCCAGTGTGCTCTCTACATCCTTATCATGATGTTTGAGAAGGTCCTGGTCATCCTGGTCCTACTCATCCCCCAGTGGAAGAAG CTGGCTCTCCTGAACCCCATAAACAACCCTCAGTTGGAGCTGGCCATCGTCATGCTCATCGTCCCGTTCTTCGTTAAT GCCCTGATGTTTTGGGTGGTAGATAACTTCCTGATGAAGAAGGGACGGACAAAAGCCAAGCTGGAGGAGCGGGAGGTGGGGGAGGACTTGCGGGGCAACAGTAAGGTACGCTACAGGCGGGCACTCTCCCACGACGACTCAGAGTCTGAG atcctGTTCTCGGCTGACGATGAGATGGATGACTCGGAGGAAGAGGATGTGCGCCGACTCACTGGCCTCAAGACggtcaagaagaagaagaagcaccgTATGGGGATCACTGTTTGA